From Paenibacillus sp. GP183, one genomic window encodes:
- a CDS encoding RNA ligase family protein has product MFITPMLLEETDKPFNDPAYLFEPKIDGHRLIMSYKNGETRLFTRHNNECTKQYPELWNPAVLGEDIVLDGEVCSLDPDTGQIDFERVMERFQLSKKARINAAAKIRPVHYIVFDVLKHDGRDLRRMPLIKRKSILESIIKPNPYISIIPVTENNGTELYNVICENKMEGIVGKRKDSHYVSKRSSDWLKIIR; this is encoded by the coding sequence ATGTTTATTACTCCAATGCTGCTCGAGGAGACTGACAAACCATTTAACGATCCCGCATATTTATTCGAGCCGAAGATAGATGGCCATAGGTTGATCATGTCCTATAAGAATGGTGAAACAAGGTTATTTACCAGACACAATAATGAATGTACCAAACAGTATCCGGAACTATGGAATCCAGCGGTGCTCGGTGAAGATATAGTCCTGGACGGGGAAGTCTGCAGCTTGGATCCGGACACGGGCCAAATAGATTTTGAGAGAGTTATGGAAAGATTCCAACTATCTAAGAAAGCAAGAATAAATGCCGCGGCAAAGATTAGGCCTGTGCATTACATTGTTTTTGATGTTTTGAAACATGATGGCCGGGATCTGCGCCGGATGCCGTTGATAAAGCGGAAATCTATACTGGAGTCCATAATAAAGCCCAATCCGTACATCAGTATCATTCCTGTCACGGAGAACAATGGGACGGAACTGTATAATGTTATTTGTGAGAATAAAATGGAGGGCATTGTCGGGAAGCGAAAAGACAGTCATTATGTTAGCAAAAGAAGCAGTGACTGGCTGAAGATTATCCGATAA